In a genomic window of [Empedobacter] haloabium:
- a CDS encoding sulfite exporter TauE/SafE family protein, with amino-acid sequence MPPVPPLELHTILLIAAAGLFAGTQNALAGGGSFITFPALLLAGLNPLAANMTSTIAMFPSQATSAIAGRRFVDDVGPLTFRQMFAISVIGGVLGALLLRITPPTFFERLVPWLVLFATSMFAWGAFRKQPLHAASSMPRWALVLTQGAIAIYGGYFGGGIGFLMLAALTIAGQQIRAATATKNMLAMAMNAAATLIFAFSSLISWPAALALCAGGIGGGLLGAWLIHRLPPRIMRIFVVGVGVALTIYMFLR; translated from the coding sequence ATGCCGCCCGTCCCCCCGCTCGAACTGCACACCATCCTCCTGATCGCCGCTGCCGGCCTGTTCGCCGGCACCCAGAACGCCCTGGCCGGTGGGGGTTCGTTCATCACGTTTCCGGCCCTGCTGCTGGCCGGCCTGAACCCGCTGGCCGCCAACATGACGTCGACCATCGCGATGTTCCCCAGCCAGGCCACGTCCGCCATTGCCGGACGCCGTTTCGTCGACGACGTGGGCCCGCTGACGTTCCGCCAGATGTTCGCCATCAGCGTGATCGGCGGCGTGCTGGGCGCGCTCCTCTTGCGCATCACGCCGCCCACGTTCTTCGAGCGGCTGGTGCCCTGGCTGGTGCTGTTCGCCACGTCGATGTTCGCCTGGGGCGCGTTTCGCAAGCAGCCGCTGCACGCGGCGTCGTCGATGCCGCGCTGGGCGCTGGTGCTGACCCAGGGCGCGATCGCCATTTACGGCGGCTACTTCGGCGGCGGCATCGGCTTCCTGATGCTGGCCGCGCTGACCATCGCCGGGCAGCAGATCCGCGCCGCCACGGCCACCAAGAACATGCTGGCGATGGCGATGAATGCGGCGGCCACCCTGATCTTCGCGTTTTCCAGCCTGATCAGCTGGCCCGCCGCGCTGGCGCTGTGCGCCGGCGGCATCGGCGGCGGCCTGCTGGGCGCATGGCTGATCCACCGGCTGCCGCCGCGCATCATGCGCATCTTCGTCGTCGGCGTCGGCGTCGCGTTGACGATCTACATGTTCCTGCGCTGA
- a CDS encoding TonB-dependent receptor, which translates to MFILSAGGRLARRRKPGALARRFVAAALPAAFFTSHAAAQDAASHVPVIKVLGHYDNGVGTSDAASQGTVTAGLIASRPALRPGELLEFVPGVIVTQHSGDGKANQYFLRGFNLDHGTDFATYVDGMPVNMRTHAHGQGYTDLNFLIPELVGRINYKKGPYYADEGDFASAGAARMELADRLDASMAALTAGAHQYRRALVAGAMPQGGGNLLYALELAHNDGPWQLPEAFHKWSGVLRYSAASGADRFSVTAMGYRAGWRATSQIPLRAVQSGQLDAFGTLDPSDAGHTSRYSLSAQWKRRGPDTAWQASAYVVRSDLTLYNNFTWFLDDPQAGDQFLQRERRTMTGFDASHTWHGRVGERASSTTVGVQGRFDRIGPLVLAATADQQLLRSYARSRVDEASAALWLQNTLQWTPWLRSIAGLRHDRYRFDVASSIAANSGVANDHVSSPKLSLVLGPWAATELFVNHGAGFHSNDARGTTAHVAPREGTPVDPVTPLVKTRGSEIGLRSEIVKGLQSSLALWRLRSGSELVFSGDAGDTSASRASRRHGIEWNNHYIAAPWLLFDLDLAYSRARYLGDDPAGAHVPGAVERVASFGATVDDVGPGGRWSGAFQLRYFGPRPLVEDNSVRSSATALAYLRAGYRIDRDWHLSVDVFNLFDRRGNDIEYYYASRLPGEAPGGVEDIHFHPGEPRTARLTLRLAF; encoded by the coding sequence ATGTTCATTCTGTCTGCCGGCGGCCGCCTCGCGCGCCGCCGCAAGCCTGGCGCGCTCGCGCGCCGTTTCGTCGCGGCCGCGCTGCCTGCCGCCTTCTTCACTTCGCATGCCGCGGCGCAGGACGCCGCTTCCCACGTTCCCGTCATCAAGGTGCTGGGTCATTACGACAACGGCGTCGGCACGTCGGATGCCGCCAGCCAGGGCACCGTCACGGCCGGCCTGATCGCCAGCCGGCCCGCGCTGCGGCCCGGCGAACTGCTCGAGTTCGTGCCCGGCGTGATCGTCACGCAGCACAGCGGCGACGGCAAGGCCAACCAGTACTTCCTGCGCGGCTTCAACCTCGACCACGGCACCGACTTCGCTACCTACGTGGACGGCATGCCCGTCAATATGCGCACGCACGCGCACGGCCAGGGCTACACCGACCTGAATTTTCTGATTCCGGAACTGGTGGGCCGCATCAACTACAAGAAGGGGCCGTATTACGCGGACGAAGGCGACTTCGCCTCGGCCGGGGCCGCGCGCATGGAGCTGGCCGACCGGCTCGACGCCAGCATGGCCGCCCTGACCGCCGGGGCGCACCAGTACCGCCGCGCGCTGGTGGCCGGCGCCATGCCGCAAGGCGGCGGGAACCTGCTGTACGCGCTGGAGCTGGCGCACAACGACGGGCCGTGGCAGCTGCCGGAGGCGTTTCACAAATGGTCCGGCGTGCTGCGCTACAGCGCCGCCAGCGGCGCCGACCGCTTCAGCGTGACGGCGATGGGTTACCGCGCCGGCTGGCGCGCCACCAGCCAGATCCCGCTGCGCGCCGTGCAGTCCGGCCAGCTGGACGCCTTCGGCACGCTGGACCCGAGCGACGCCGGGCACACGTCGCGCTACAGCCTGTCCGCACAGTGGAAGCGGCGCGGCCCGGATACGGCCTGGCAGGCCAGCGCCTACGTGGTGCGCTCCGACCTGACCCTGTACAACAACTTCACCTGGTTCCTGGACGATCCGCAGGCGGGCGACCAGTTCCTGCAGCGCGAGCGCCGCACGATGACCGGCTTCGACGCCAGCCACACCTGGCATGGCCGCGTGGGCGAGCGTGCCAGCAGCACCACCGTCGGGGTGCAGGGCCGCTTCGACAGGATCGGCCCGCTGGTGCTGGCCGCCACGGCCGACCAGCAACTGCTGCGCTCCTACGCGCGCTCGCGCGTGGACGAGGCCAGCGCGGCGCTGTGGCTGCAGAACACGCTGCAATGGACGCCATGGCTGCGCTCCATCGCCGGGCTGCGGCACGACCGCTACCGCTTCGATGTGGCCAGCTCGATCGCCGCCAACAGCGGCGTGGCGAACGACCACGTCAGCTCGCCCAAGCTGTCGCTGGTGCTGGGGCCGTGGGCCGCGACGGAACTCTTCGTCAACCATGGCGCCGGTTTTCACAGCAACGACGCGCGCGGCACCACGGCGCACGTGGCGCCGCGCGAGGGCACGCCTGTCGATCCCGTAACGCCGCTGGTGAAGACGCGCGGTTCGGAGATCGGCCTGCGCAGCGAGATCGTCAAAGGCCTGCAAAGTTCGCTGGCGTTGTGGCGCCTGCGCTCCGGTTCGGAACTGGTGTTCTCGGGTGACGCGGGCGACACCTCGGCCAGCCGCGCCAGCCGCCGCCATGGAATCGAGTGGAACAACCACTACATCGCCGCGCCCTGGCTGCTGTTCGACCTTGACCTGGCGTATTCACGGGCGCGCTACCTGGGCGACGATCCGGCCGGCGCCCACGTGCCGGGCGCGGTGGAGCGGGTGGCATCGTTCGGCGCGACCGTCGATGACGTCGGCCCGGGCGGGCGCTGGTCCGGCGCATTCCAGCTGCGCTATTTCGGCCCGCGTCCGCTGGTCGAGGACAACAGCGTGCGCTCGTCCGCGACGGCGCTGGCCTACCTGCGCGCCGGTTACCGCATCGACCGCGACTGGCATCTGTCGGTGGACGTGTTCAACCTGTTCGACCGCCGCGGCAACGACATCGAGTATTACTATGCTTCGCGCCTGCCGGGCGAGGCACCGGGCGGGGTCGAGGACATCCACTTCCACCCGGGTGAGCCGCGCACGGCGCGGCTCACCTTGCGCCTGGCCTTCTGA
- the cueR gene encoding Cu(I)-responsive transcriptional regulator, translated as MNIGQAATASGVSAKMIRYYESIGLLPAAARTDSGYRVYGERELHVLRFIRRARKLGFSLERIAELLSLWRDDSRASADVKRIALAHVTELEERIRELTEMRDTLATLAACCHGDDRPDCPILQTLGSNV; from the coding sequence GTGAACATCGGCCAGGCGGCCACCGCCTCGGGCGTGTCGGCCAAGATGATCCGCTACTACGAAAGCATCGGCCTGCTGCCGGCGGCCGCGCGCACCGACAGCGGCTACCGGGTGTACGGCGAACGCGAATTGCACGTGCTGCGCTTCATCCGCCGCGCGCGCAAGCTGGGCTTCTCGCTGGAGCGCATCGCCGAACTGCTGTCGCTGTGGCGCGACGACAGCCGCGCCAGCGCGGACGTCAAGCGCATCGCGCTGGCGCACGTGACGGAGCTGGAGGAGCGTATTCGCGAGCTGACGGAAATGCGCGACACGCTGGCCACGCTGGCCGCCTGCTGCCACGGCGACGACCGGCCCGACTGCCCGATCTTGCAAACCCTCGGCAGCAACGTATAA
- a CDS encoding heavy metal translocating P-type ATPase: MTETIIPTTSLDLRIAGMSCASCVGRVEKALRAVPGVTDASVNLATETARVAGSASAQALRAAVEQAGYEAEPLSAAPAAALDLAIEGMTCASCAGRVEKALRAVPGVTGATVNLATETARVESGGQLDPAALLAAVEQAGYAARLRESSQGTGQVAAEVPSAHGVRAWLRGDNAGVPVLLSALLSLPLVLPMIAGLAGAHHASIVPGWLQWLLATPVQFLFGARFYRAGWKALRAHAGNMDLLVALGTSAAYGLSVYLLLTRPAGVHLYFEAAAVVITLVLLGKWLEARAKRETTAAIRALQQLRPESARVRRTAADGASADADVPIAAVRPGDIVVVRPGERIAVDGVVSAGASQVDEALITGESLPVPRHAGDPVTGGAINGDGLLLVRTTAVGAESTLARIIRLVEDAQAAKAPVQHLVDKVSAVFVPVVVLIAALTLAGWLLAGAGAEAAVINAVAVLVIACPCALGLATPAAIMAGTGVAARHGILIKDAHALELAHRVDTVVFDKTGTLTQGRPVLAECRPADGTDADRLLALAAAIQRGSEHALARAVTQAAEARALAVPAAQAVTALPGRGLTAMVDGRDLILGSSRLLSERGIAAGALATAAQGLEDSGHTISWLADAGGRTLLGLLAFTDPPKPGARSAVERLHARHVATAMLTGDNAGSARAVGQAVGIEDVRASLLPGDKTAAIGALRREGRVVAMVGDGINDAPALAAADVGIAMSTGTDVAMHAAGITLMRGDPVLVADAIDISRRTFGKIRQNLFWAFVYNLAGIPLAALGLLNPVVAGAAMALSSVSVIGNALLLRRWRPGARS; encoded by the coding sequence ATGACCGAAACCATCATCCCCACGACCAGCCTGGACCTGCGCATCGCCGGCATGAGCTGCGCCTCGTGCGTCGGCCGCGTCGAGAAGGCGCTGCGCGCCGTGCCCGGCGTGACCGATGCCAGCGTCAACCTGGCCACCGAAACGGCGCGCGTCGCCGGTTCCGCGTCCGCGCAGGCATTGCGCGCCGCCGTCGAGCAGGCCGGCTACGAGGCCGAGCCGTTGTCCGCCGCGCCGGCCGCCGCGCTCGACCTTGCCATCGAGGGCATGACGTGCGCCTCATGCGCCGGCCGTGTCGAAAAGGCGCTGCGCGCCGTGCCCGGTGTCACGGGCGCTACCGTCAACCTGGCCACCGAAACCGCCCGCGTCGAGTCCGGCGGCCAGCTCGACCCGGCCGCGTTGCTGGCCGCGGTCGAGCAGGCAGGCTATGCGGCGCGGCTGCGCGAATCGTCCCAGGGCACCGGGCAGGTCGCAGCCGAGGTTCCCAGCGCGCACGGCGTGCGCGCCTGGCTGCGCGGCGACAACGCCGGCGTGCCGGTCTTGTTGTCGGCGCTGCTGTCGCTGCCATTGGTGCTGCCGATGATCGCCGGCCTGGCCGGCGCGCACCACGCCAGCATCGTGCCCGGCTGGCTGCAATGGCTGCTGGCGACACCCGTCCAGTTCCTGTTCGGCGCACGCTTCTACCGCGCCGGCTGGAAGGCGCTGCGCGCGCACGCCGGCAATATGGACCTGCTGGTGGCGCTGGGCACCAGCGCGGCCTATGGCCTGTCGGTGTACCTGCTGCTGACCCGCCCCGCCGGCGTGCACCTGTACTTCGAGGCCGCGGCAGTCGTCATCACGCTGGTCCTGCTGGGCAAATGGCTGGAGGCGCGCGCCAAGCGCGAAACCACCGCCGCGATCCGCGCGCTGCAGCAGTTGCGGCCGGAGTCGGCGCGCGTGCGCCGCACGGCGGCGGACGGCGCTAGCGCCGATGCCGACGTGCCCATTGCCGCGGTGCGGCCCGGCGACATCGTGGTGGTGCGGCCGGGCGAGCGCATCGCCGTCGACGGCGTCGTCAGCGCAGGCGCCAGCCAGGTGGACGAGGCGCTGATCACGGGCGAAAGCCTGCCCGTGCCACGCCACGCGGGCGACCCGGTGACGGGTGGCGCCATCAACGGCGACGGCCTGCTGCTGGTGCGCACCACGGCGGTCGGGGCCGAGAGCACGCTGGCCCGCATCATCCGCCTGGTCGAGGACGCGCAGGCCGCCAAGGCCCCGGTGCAGCACCTGGTGGACAAGGTCAGCGCCGTGTTCGTGCCCGTCGTCGTGCTGATCGCCGCCCTGACCCTGGCCGGCTGGCTGCTGGCAGGCGCCGGTGCCGAGGCGGCCGTCATCAACGCGGTGGCGGTGCTCGTCATCGCCTGCCCGTGCGCACTCGGCCTGGCCACGCCGGCCGCCATCATGGCCGGTACCGGCGTCGCGGCCCGTCACGGCATCCTGATCAAGGATGCCCATGCGCTGGAACTGGCGCACCGGGTCGATACCGTCGTGTTCGACAAGACCGGTACGCTGACGCAGGGGCGCCCGGTGCTGGCCGAATGCCGTCCGGCGGACGGCACGGACGCGGACCGGCTGCTGGCGCTGGCCGCGGCGATCCAGCGCGGCAGCGAGCATGCGCTGGCGCGTGCGGTCACGCAGGCGGCCGAGGCGCGCGCTCTCGCCGTGCCGGCGGCGCAGGCCGTCACGGCGCTGCCGGGCCGCGGCCTGACTGCCATGGTCGACGGCCGCGACCTGATCCTCGGCAGCTCGCGCCTGCTGAGCGAGCGCGGCATCGCGGCCGGCGCACTGGCCACAGCGGCGCAAGGGTTGGAGGATAGCGGCCATACGATCTCGTGGCTGGCCGACGCCGGCGGCCGCACGCTGCTTGGCCTGCTGGCCTTTACCGATCCGCCCAAGCCGGGCGCGCGCAGCGCCGTCGAGCGCCTGCATGCGCGCCACGTCGCCACCGCCATGCTGACCGGCGATAACGCCGGCAGCGCACGTGCCGTCGGCCAGGCCGTCGGAATCGAGGACGTGCGCGCCAGCCTGCTGCCGGGCGACAAAACCGCCGCCATCGGCGCATTGCGTCGGGAGGGCAGGGTGGTGGCGATGGTCGGCGACGGCATCAACGACGCGCCGGCGCTGGCCGCCGCCGACGTCGGCATCGCCATGTCGACGGGGACCGACGTGGCGATGCATGCGGCCGGCATCACGCTGATGCGCGGCGATCCGGTGCTGGTGGCCGATGCCATCGATATCTCGCGGCGCACCTTCGGCAAGATCCGCCAGAACCTGTTCTGGGCCTTCGTCTACAACCTGGCCGGCATTCCGCTGGCCGCGCTGGGACTGCTGAACCCGGTCGTGGCAGGCGCCGCGATGGCGCTCAGCTCCGTTTCGGTGATCGGCAACGCGCTGCTGCTGCGGCGCTGGCGCCCGGGAGCACGATCGTGA
- a CDS encoding FecR family protein: MKILVKPLQCMVLAASLLLALPAWAAVAGVVVQLSGPLLAKKANGAVKILSLKSEVENGDTLVTEKNTYAQVRFIDNSEITLRPASTLTIENFSFDGGRQEGDQARFNLVKGGLRSVTGLLGKRSKEKFELKTPTATIGIRGTTFIVEHVATDVAGAAARPPGLYVQVLDGMIFVANGGGGTSFAAGQFGFTPGAAVPPVVVPANPGMQFTPPPAFSAPPAGAPVAPGAAPAAAPRQAVDCEVR, translated from the coding sequence ATGAAGATCCTCGTCAAACCCCTGCAGTGCATGGTGCTGGCAGCGTCGCTGCTGCTGGCGCTGCCCGCCTGGGCCGCGGTGGCCGGCGTCGTCGTGCAGCTGAGCGGCCCGCTGCTGGCCAAGAAGGCCAACGGCGCCGTCAAGATCCTGTCGCTCAAGTCCGAGGTGGAAAACGGCGACACGCTGGTGACGGAGAAGAACACCTACGCCCAGGTGCGCTTCATCGACAACAGCGAGATCACGTTGCGGCCCGCTTCCACCCTGACCATCGAGAACTTCAGCTTCGACGGTGGGCGCCAGGAGGGCGACCAGGCCCGCTTCAACCTCGTCAAGGGCGGACTGCGCTCCGTCACGGGGCTGCTCGGCAAGCGCAGCAAGGAAAAGTTCGAGCTGAAGACGCCCACCGCCACGATCGGCATCCGCGGCACCACGTTCATCGTCGAGCACGTGGCGACCGATGTGGCGGGCGCCGCCGCGCGCCCGCCGGGCTTGTACGTGCAGGTGCTGGACGGGATGATTTTTGTCGCCAACGGCGGCGGTGGCACCAGTTTCGCGGCCGGGCAGTTCGGCTTCACGCCGGGCGCCGCGGTGCCGCCGGTCGTGGTGCCGGCCAACCCGGGCATGCAGTTCACGCCGCCGCCCGCGTTCAGCGCACCGCCAGCCGGGGCGCCGGTCGCGCCGGGTGCCGCGCCGGCGGCCGCGCCGCGGCAGGCGGTCGATTGCGAGGTGCGGTAG
- a CDS encoding filamentous hemagglutinin N-terminal domain-containing protein, with protein MTSSTSLAQRPLRRKLLPALVAACCAGTALAAPVAPHVVAGQAAFSQQGNVFSITNAPNTIIDWHSFSIGRDEITRFIQQGADSRVLNRITGQDPSRILGTLQSNGKVYLVNPNGVLFGQGARVDVAGLAASSLGMSNADFLAGRDSFTAGTSAGAVANQGRIATPQGGQVYLVAPDVQNTGIIHAPGGQVLLAAGHSVQLVEADNPALQVVVSAPGDRALNLGAIVAAGGRIGIYGALLNQRGTVNADSAVIGANGRVVLKASGKALLEAGSVTSARGAGDGGSIQVLGQQVGLTGDARVDASGGQGGGTVLVGGGWQGRDAAVPNAAQTFVGEDAVIAADALARGDGGTVVTWGDDVARVHGTLSARGGAAGKGGQIETSGRQLDVAGIRVDARGPAGNGTWLLDPYDIDVKANPTAGATLDDAADFAPGAQGSVTEIATALLDNATANVVLQARRDINFRDAVNMGSAGVGLIAQAGRDINVNAAIATQGGAVTLSAADAAAPAGVFEGGAVNVAAAIATRGGNITLQGADLTIAKNVDAGMGDVAVTAAQADGTVRVLGGVQVIGQRVALAGDNLELLPAAAIAGSRVTLDTYGATRAITLGSPAAWLSAAELAAVDSPEVAIGTRAGYTGNVSVTGTLDLTATRAGAGIGTGTGMLTLQGGSVALNKAVSAREGLTLRAQTGAITQGEAVRAGVLNASGRAVTLENASNRAGALAGAATNGNFSYRDANSVLVVAQGGLDGISASGDVKLTAPRGIAQASGSSVVAPALELVTAGSDVFLDSATNRIGAIRADGAGSVVLDTASALRVDSIASTGSVTVTAAGLDLAGTIQAELVALRSHGGGRIEIGGDGCGQGCLALTQLDKVQAPTINIGTGDGGAIHVAGISADPAAGAHARHLRTTRINLFTAADVTQGDEPGSAIDVPDLGVQAGGNVLLAHAGNQVRNLAVQAGGNVGFTGQGDVAVARLAGGSAGTAYEIAGIRGDAVALRTGGTLTTATNELAGTIAGDALSITAGGGVGTQARALRTAVATLAAESTATSGNAPINIENYTAGQPGALSIDTLKLALGNGGAITLNNHGATNVAEGGLVQTSGGDIALTAHSPLTILGSVLSERGAIALEAGATGASADRLTVGPNARIETGGRVRLTAGDAVIVNPAVTVVAGQGVTTRANLNTPTPTPTPTPTPTPTPTPTPTPTPTPTPTPTPTPTPTPTPTPTPTPTPTPTPTPTPTPTPTPTPTPTPTPEPTPTPVPTPTPVPTPTPEPTPVANVDQCQVTPTLPACAVIAPPTVDEPVKPVQLATNELIAAVQRPAQQLGGGASEQAPAGTTGPAEAGGPAPREDKDKDASPESAPAAQPAGTDKPTVKNYCN; from the coding sequence ATGACGTCATCGACCTCCCTCGCGCAGCGCCCGCTGCGGCGCAAGCTGCTGCCGGCACTGGTGGCCGCCTGCTGCGCGGGCACCGCCCTGGCCGCCCCGGTCGCGCCACACGTGGTGGCGGGCCAGGCCGCGTTCAGCCAGCAGGGCAACGTGTTCTCGATCACCAACGCGCCCAACACGATCATCGACTGGCACAGCTTCTCGATCGGGCGCGACGAGATCACCCGCTTCATCCAGCAGGGCGCCGACAGCCGCGTGCTGAACCGCATCACGGGCCAGGACCCCAGCCGCATCCTCGGCACCCTGCAGTCGAACGGCAAGGTCTACCTGGTCAATCCGAACGGGGTGCTGTTCGGCCAGGGCGCGCGGGTCGACGTGGCCGGGCTGGCGGCGTCGTCGCTGGGCATGTCCAATGCCGACTTCCTGGCCGGCCGCGACAGCTTCACCGCCGGGACCAGCGCGGGTGCCGTGGCTAACCAGGGCCGTATCGCCACGCCGCAGGGCGGCCAGGTCTACCTCGTGGCGCCAGACGTGCAGAACACCGGCATCATCCATGCTCCCGGCGGCCAAGTGCTGCTGGCGGCCGGGCACAGCGTGCAACTGGTCGAGGCGGACAACCCGGCGCTGCAGGTCGTCGTCTCGGCTCCCGGCGACCGCGCACTCAATCTGGGCGCCATCGTGGCCGCGGGCGGGCGCATCGGCATCTACGGCGCGCTGCTGAACCAGCGCGGCACCGTCAACGCGGACAGTGCCGTCATCGGCGCCAACGGCCGCGTGGTACTGAAAGCCAGCGGCAAGGCGCTGCTGGAAGCGGGCAGCGTGACGAGCGCGCGGGGCGCGGGCGACGGCGGCTCGATCCAGGTGCTGGGCCAGCAGGTCGGCCTGACGGGCGACGCCCGCGTGGATGCCAGTGGCGGGCAGGGTGGCGGCACGGTCCTGGTCGGGGGCGGCTGGCAGGGCCGCGATGCGGCCGTGCCGAACGCGGCGCAGACATTCGTCGGCGAGGACGCCGTGATCGCGGCCGATGCGCTGGCGCGCGGCGACGGTGGCACCGTGGTGACCTGGGGCGACGACGTGGCACGCGTGCACGGCACGCTGTCGGCGCGCGGCGGCGCCGCCGGCAAGGGCGGCCAGATCGAAACGTCCGGCCGCCAGCTGGACGTGGCCGGCATCCGCGTCGATGCGCGCGGCCCGGCCGGCAACGGCACCTGGCTGCTCGACCCGTACGACATCGACGTCAAGGCCAATCCCACGGCCGGCGCGACGCTGGACGACGCGGCCGACTTCGCGCCCGGCGCGCAGGGCAGCGTCACGGAAATCGCCACCGCGCTGCTCGACAACGCCACGGCCAACGTCGTGCTGCAGGCGCGGCGCGACATCAACTTCCGTGACGCCGTGAACATGGGGTCGGCCGGCGTCGGCCTGATCGCGCAGGCGGGACGCGACATCAACGTCAACGCGGCCATCGCCACCCAGGGCGGCGCCGTCACCCTGAGTGCGGCGGACGCGGCGGCGCCTGCCGGCGTGTTCGAAGGCGGCGCCGTCAACGTCGCCGCGGCCATCGCGACCCGCGGCGGCAACATCACGCTGCAAGGCGCGGACCTGACGATCGCCAAGAACGTGGACGCGGGCATGGGCGACGTGGCGGTGACCGCCGCGCAGGCCGACGGCACGGTGCGCGTGCTGGGCGGCGTGCAGGTCATCGGCCAGCGGGTCGCGCTGGCCGGCGACAACCTGGAACTGCTGCCGGCGGCGGCCATCGCCGGCAGCCGCGTCACGCTCGACACGTACGGCGCGACCCGCGCCATCACGCTGGGATCGCCGGCCGCGTGGCTGAGCGCAGCGGAACTGGCGGCGGTTGACTCGCCCGAGGTGGCGATCGGCACACGCGCCGGCTACACGGGCAACGTCAGCGTCACCGGCACGCTCGACCTGACGGCCACGCGCGCCGGCGCCGGGATCGGCACGGGCACCGGCATGCTGACCCTGCAGGGCGGCAGCGTGGCACTGAACAAGGCCGTGTCGGCGCGCGAGGGGCTGACCTTGCGCGCGCAGACCGGCGCCATCACGCAGGGCGAGGCGGTGCGCGCGGGCGTGCTGAACGCAAGCGGCCGCGCCGTCACGCTGGAGAATGCCAGCAACCGCGCCGGCGCGCTGGCCGGCGCCGCGACGAACGGCAATTTCAGCTACCGTGACGCCAACAGCGTGCTGGTGGTGGCGCAGGGCGGCCTGGACGGGATCAGCGCCAGCGGCGACGTCAAGCTGACGGCGCCGCGCGGCATCGCCCAGGCCAGCGGCAGCAGCGTGGTCGCGCCAGCGCTGGAGCTGGTCACGGCCGGCAGCGACGTTTTCCTCGACAGCGCCACCAACCGCATTGGCGCCATCCGCGCCGACGGCGCCGGCAGCGTCGTGCTGGACACGGCGTCGGCGCTGAGGGTCGACTCGATCGCGAGCACCGGCAGCGTGACCGTGACGGCGGCGGGCCTCGACCTGGCCGGTACGATCCAGGCCGAGCTGGTGGCATTGCGCTCCCATGGCGGCGGCCGCATCGAGATCGGTGGCGACGGCTGCGGCCAGGGCTGCCTGGCCCTGACGCAGCTCGACAAAGTGCAGGCGCCGACGATCAATATCGGCACCGGCGACGGTGGCGCCATCCACGTGGCGGGCATCAGCGCCGACCCGGCGGCGGGTGCCCATGCACGCCACCTGCGCACCACCCGCATCAACCTGTTCACCGCGGCCGATGTCACGCAGGGCGACGAGCCGGGCAGCGCGATCGACGTGCCGGACCTGGGCGTGCAGGCCGGCGGCAACGTGCTGCTGGCGCATGCCGGCAACCAGGTGCGCAACCTGGCCGTGCAGGCCGGCGGCAATGTCGGCTTCACCGGACAGGGCGACGTGGCCGTGGCGCGCCTCGCCGGCGGCAGTGCCGGCACGGCCTACGAGATCGCCGGCATCCGCGGCGACGCTGTCGCGCTGCGCACCGGCGGCACGCTGACGACGGCCACCAACGAGCTGGCTGGCACGATCGCCGGCGATGCGCTGTCGATCACGGCCGGCGGCGGCGTCGGCACGCAGGCACGCGCGCTGCGCACGGCCGTGGCCACGCTGGCGGCCGAGTCGACGGCCACCAGCGGCAATGCGCCGATCAATATCGAGAACTACACGGCCGGCCAGCCGGGCGCCCTGTCCATCGACACGCTCAAGCTTGCGCTGGGCAACGGTGGCGCCATCACGTTGAATAATCACGGCGCGACGAACGTGGCCGAAGGGGGCCTGGTGCAAACCAGCGGCGGCGACATCGCGCTGACGGCGCACAGCCCGCTGACGATCCTCGGTTCGGTGCTGTCCGAGCGGGGCGCCATCGCGCTGGAAGCCGGCGCCACCGGTGCCAGCGCCGACCGGCTGACCGTGGGACCCAACGCCCGCATCGAGACCGGCGGGCGGGTGCGCCTGACGGCGGGTGACGCCGTCATCGTGAACCCGGCCGTTACGGTGGTGGCGGGGCAGGGCGTGACGACCAGGGCGAATCTGAACACGCCGACGCCAACACCAACACCAACGCCAACGCCAACGCCAACGCCAACGCCAACGCCAACGCCAACGCCAACGCCAACGCCGACACCGACGCCGACACCGACGCCGACGCCGACGCCGACACCGACACCGACGCCGACGCCGACGCCGACACCGACACCGACACCGACACCGACACCGACACCGACACCGACGCCAACGCCAACGCCTGAACCGACGCCAACGCCTGTCCCCACGCCGACACCGGTGCCCACGCCGACGCCGGAACCGACGCCGGTCGCGAACGTCGACCAGTGCCAGGTGACGCCGACGCTGCCCGCCTGCGCGGTGATCGCGCCGCCGACGGTCGATGAACCCGTGAAGCCGGTGCAACTGGCCACCAATGAGCTGATCGCGGCCGTGCAGCGTCCGGCCCAGCAGCTGGGCGGCGGCGCCAGCGAGCAGGCGCCGGCCGGCACGACCGGCCCGGCGGAAGCGGGCGGCCCGGCGCCGCGCGAGGACAAGGACAAGGACGCCAGTCCCGAATCCGCGCCGGCAGCCCAGCCGGCCGGCACCGACAAACCGACCGTCAAGAACTACTGCAACTGA